TTAGATTTTTTGAAATAACTTTTTTCAGAATTTTGTTTTCAAGAAGCTTGTTTAATGTGTCTTTCGAATTCTCATTAGAAATTATCTTTAAAAGCTCATCTCTGATTCTTTCTTTTGGAGATTTTTCTATTAGATTGGGATTATTTTTTACAAACTTCTCAAATTCTTTATCTATTGTAAAATCAAGCTCTAAAGCAAGTCTATAACCTCTTAAAATTCTTACCGGGTCTTTTATGATATTTTCAATAGATATTGGTCTAATGATGCCATCTTGAAGGTCTTTAAATCCGTTTGACGGGTCTATTAAAACAGTTGTTGAGGCACTTAAGCTTGATGTATCATCAAAATTTACTGCTATTGCGTTTATTGTAAAATCTCTTTCTAATAAATCTTTTATAAGTCTTTCTAAAATTAGCTCTTCTTTTTGATAAAAGTCTATATCCGGATTTGAAAGTATATCAGAAATATCAAGATAGGAGAAATCAAATCTGTAGTTATAATTATTTTCTTTAAACAAAAATGTCGCTACTTTTTTCTCTTTTTCAAATTGGAAGATATCACCTTTGATAAATTTTTTTAAATTGTTTACAACTTGGAGTGGGTCTGCTGTGATAATAAAATCTATATCTATATTCTCACCGATTGGTCTGTTTATGATCCTATCCCTCACCCATCCACCTACAAGAAAACAAAATGAACCTTTTGGAAGAGCTTTTGCTACATAGTCAAAATAAGAGTTGTAAAATATCAGCCCATGAATGTAATTTTCTTTTATTTCTAAATCTTCTAACTTCTCATCTTTTTGTTTGTTAAAAATTTTATTTAATAGTTTGTCTATCCCAAACATAATTAAACCTTATATATATCCACTTCTTTTTTAAGATTTTCTATAAATGTGATTAGTTTTTGAGCTTTATCTATCCAATTTTGAATAATCCATGCCGATTTTGGATATTCTTCTTGGAGTTGTTTGTACTGGTCTATTTTGTGCTGTGTAAATTGAATTAACAAGTCTAAATACTCTTTCATTTTGTTTAATTGTTTTGCATAGAAGAATAAATCTTTCAGCATCTCTTTTCTTTCTCTTACATTAACATCTACACCAAGAGCTAATGCAATACTTCTTATATCAAATCTTGAAAGATATATGCCACTTTTTGCTGGAACTGTGAGAATTTTTAATATTCTGTCAAACTCACCTTCTTCTTTGAGAAAATCATACTGTTGTTCGAATTTTGTATTGGTCATAAATGGATTTCTCATCAGATCATCTTTATTAAACATTTCTAACCTCTTTATATAGAATTTTAAGTATTATAACAGAAGTGAGAAGTAAAAAGTAAAGAGTTAAATATGTAGTATTTAGAATTTAGAAATCTGAACTGTAATTCTTCACTGCTAAGTGTCAAGTATAGATGACGCATATCCTTCAAAATGTATAAAACTTAAAAAATCATCACTTCTCACTATCTCGACTACTCACTTTTTTACTTTTTCATTTATATACTCTAAAACTTTGTGCGGGTCAGATGCTGGGTCTACGCCTCTATATATTTTTTCAACTTTACCCTCTGGATTTATAAGAATTGTATCTCTTGAGCATAGTCCAAAGAATGTTTTAACACCATAAGCTTTAACTACTTCTCCTTTTGGGTCTGATAGTAAGCTGTGTTTAAAGCCATATTTTTCTTTAAATTTTTTTATTGATTCTATATCGTCAGTACTTATGCCAAATACAACTGCATTTAATGAAACAAATTTATCGTATAACTTTGAATATTCTTTGCCTTGTGTGGTACAACCTGGAGTGCCTGCTTTTGGATAGAAGTATAAAATTACCCATCTTCCTTTGTAATCAGAAAGCTGAATCAACCTGTTAGATTCATTATAAAGCTTGAAATTATAAGCTGGCTGTCCTTCTTCAATTGCCATTCCTGATTTTACAATTCCAAGCAAAATTAAAATCTTTACTAAAAAATTTTTCATTTTTTACTCCTTACTTTAGAGTTCCAAAAATCAATATCGTCATTCTAAAGTCATACAAAGAATCTCTATAAAGAATCTCTATCATTTTACATCTCACTCATTTATTGTATGGGCAATTCATGAATTGCCTCTACTTTCTTTCTTGCTTTTTGAAAGAGGAGAACCTTCGGACTTACGTCCTCAGGATGACGAGGAAAGGCAAACTTATAAAAATTTTGGGACTCTCTAATCCTCATTCTCACATCTTTTTGTGAGAATTTATCAAATTCAAAAATTCCTCTCTTGTTTTTTGACACTCTAAGAATCTTCCTGTAAGCTTGCTTGTTACTGTGATAGATTCTGGATTTCTTACTCCTCTCATTGCCATACAAAGGTGAACTGCCTCCATTACAACGGCTACACCTTTTGGCTGTAATTCTTTTTCAAGATATTCAGCAATTTCCGCCGTCAATCTTTCTTGAACTTGCGGTCTGTAGGAAAATTTGTTTACAACTCTAACAATTTTAGACAATCCGCATACTTTTTTATCCGGAATGTATGCTACGTGCGCTTTTCCAAAAAAAGGAAGTAAATGATGTTCGCATAAAGAATAAAATTGAATATCTCTTACAACTACCATCTCATCGTAGCTTCCTACTTCTTCAAAGATGGTCATGTTCATTTCTCTATAACTTTCAAACTCTTCCCACATTTTAGCAACTCTTTTTGGCGTGTCTCTTAAACCTTCTCTGTTTGGGTCTTCTCCAATACCTTCTAAAAATAATCTTATTGCCTGTTCAATCTTATTTTTGTCTATTACCATTATTTTTTCTCCTTTTTATAGTAATCTTTGACATTCTACTTTCATACATTTGTTTGCAACTACGTTAAAACCTTTTTCTATAAGCATTTTAGCTACTTCTTCATTATAGGTTTGAGGCTGAAACCAAAATGTTTTAAAAC
This is a stretch of genomic DNA from Sulfurihydrogenibium sp. YO3AOP1. It encodes these proteins:
- the folE gene encoding GTP cyclohydrolase I FolE → MVIDKNKIEQAIRLFLEGIGEDPNREGLRDTPKRVAKMWEEFESYREMNMTIFEEVGSYDEMVVVRDIQFYSLCEHHLLPFFGKAHVAYIPDKKVCGLSKIVRVVNKFSYRPQVQERLTAEIAEYLEKELQPKGVAVVMEAVHLCMAMRGVRNPESITVTSKLTGRFLECQKTREEFLNLINSHKKM
- a CDS encoding peroxiredoxin, which produces MKNFLVKILILLGIVKSGMAIEEGQPAYNFKLYNESNRLIQLSDYKGRWVILYFYPKAGTPGCTTQGKEYSKLYDKFVSLNAVVFGISTDDIESIKKFKEKYGFKHSLLSDPKGEVVKAYGVKTFFGLCSRDTILINPEGKVEKIYRGVDPASDPHKVLEYINEKVKK
- a CDS encoding CCA tRNA nucleotidyltransferase, yielding MFGIDKLLNKIFNKQKDEKLEDLEIKENYIHGLIFYNSYFDYVAKALPKGSFCFLVGGWVRDRIINRPIGENIDIDFIITADPLQVVNNLKKFIKGDIFQFEKEKKVATFLFKENNYNYRFDFSYLDISDILSNPDIDFYQKEELILERLIKDLLERDFTINAIAVNFDDTSSLSASTTVLIDPSNGFKDLQDGIIRPISIENIIKDPVRILRGYRLALELDFTIDKEFEKFVKNNPNLIEKSPKERIRDELLKIISNENSKDTLNKLLENKILKKVISKNLKDLKLYESLEENIKKKLKFVDVQKLKEIKLYQNFSSITFLKLAAILYTLKDYKEILEEKLLLPVKISKFIEDIIQATEYLLSISKNNPSDFELNWFWYKFKNASDYCFLLSYSINKNLEDFILRLINHYENNYKNNIVEEPLLSGEEIMKLLNLKPSKEVGIIKDSLIKAQISGKVKTKAEATKFVKEFKGK